The following are from one region of the Nicotiana tabacum cultivar K326 chromosome 3, ASM71507v2, whole genome shotgun sequence genome:
- the LOC142177960 gene encoding uncharacterized protein LOC142177960, with translation MNTCDLFDLGFKGSIYTWWNGRAEEDCIFKRLDRCMANIEFQQMFPGIEVTHLPKIGSDHCPMLLKCDLETIVIKKSFRFLNFWTKHPTFKDVVNANWNTDFEANPFTLFNHKLKKVKKGLSLWSKSTYGDIFKKISSLEEVFKVHEAQFEINPTRANRERLCKVQAELIKFLALEEQFWKQKAGMAWFNDGDRNTKFFHAQVNGRRKRLQLRGIQNSDGIWIDDPTQIADEVVHFFKEQFHEERCP, from the coding sequence ATGAACACTTGTGATCTCTTTGATTTGGGATTCAAGGGAAGTATATACACTTGGTGGAATGGAAGAGCGGAGGAAGATTGCATTTTCAAGAGACTTGACAGATGTATGGCTAACATTGAATTTCAACAAATGTTCCCTGGAATAGAAGTCACTCATCTACCAAAAATTGGTTCCGACCATTGTCCCATGTTGCTAAAATGTGATCTTGAAACTATTGTGATCAAGAAATCCTTCAGGTTTCTAAATTTTTGGACAAAACATCCGACGTTTAAAGATGTGGTCAATGCAAATTGGAACACAGATTTTGAAGCAAATCCTTTCACTTTATTCAACCACAAactgaaaaaagtgaaaaaaggacTGTCACTCTGGAGCAAGTCGACATATGGAGATATTTTCAAGAAGATATCCAGTTTGGAAGAGGTCTTCAAGGTTCATGAGGCTCAATTTGAAATAAATCCAACTCGGGCAAATAGGGAAAGATTGTGTAAAGTTCAAGCAGAACTTATCAAATTTCTTGCTCTTGAGGAACAATTTTGGAAACAAAAGGCAGGGATGGCATGGTTCAATGATGGAGATAGAAACACTAAATTCTTCCATGCTCAAGTCAACGGAAGAAGGAAGAGATTGCAGCTACGAGGGATTCAAAACAGCGATGGAATCTGGATAGATGACCCCACTCAAATCGCAGATGAAGTAGTTCACTTCTTTAAAGAACAGTTCCATGAAGAAAGATGCCCATGA